The following is a genomic window from Amycolatopsis cihanbeyliensis.
GGCTGTACTCGCCACGCTCCAGGTAGCCCACGGTCTGGTAGTGCACTCCCAGCGCCTCGGCGAGCGCGCGCCGGGAGATCCCGCGTTCCGCCCGCAACATGGCCATGCGGTTGTGGATGGTCTCGCTCATCCTGCTGTACCTGTCCTCACCGGCCGTCACGAGACCCGTTGCAGGGCTCGTTCCCTCCGTTCCAGCACCCGAGCCCCGGACTCACGGCGCGCCATCCGACGAAGTATCACCGGCGCGAGGAGGAGACCCAGCAGGGCCCACACACCCAGCACACCGACGGTTTCCAGGTGGCGCCACGACTCGCCGATCTCGGCCACCACGGCACCATCCGGCAGGAAGGCGGCACGCATCCCGAGTCCGAGCCAGTAGACAGGGAAGAGCTGCGCGATGAACTGCACCCAGTCCGGCAGCAGGACGATCGGATACAGGATCCCGGAGATGGCCACCATCGCCATGATCGGCAGCAGTCCCCAGGTTCCGGCCTGCTGCGGGCCCTTGACCAGCGAACCGAGGATCGTCCCGAACGGAATGGCGATCACCAGACCGAGGAGCAGCAAGATCAGCATGCTCAGCCAACCCGCGATCCCGTTGTACATCAGCCCGTCGAAGAGAAACAACCCGGGGATGACCAACACCGCGAGGGTGGGTATCGCCTCCAGGCTGGTCCGCACCACGTGCCCGGTCAGGAACCCCGCCATCCCGTGCGGAATGGCGCGGAAACGCAGCAGCGTGCCGTCCTCGCGTTCGGTGGCCAGCGCGTACGCCGCGCTGAGTGTGCCGCCGAAGATCACCAGGCCACCGAGGATGCTCGGCATCGCCACGGCGGGCAAGGACAACGAGGTGCCTTCCACCTGCTCGTTCCGGTTGAACAGCAGGTAGGTGAGGATGCCCGCGCTGAGCACGACATAGAAGCCGATGTCCTGCGGGCTGCGCAGACCGCGGACGAACTCCAGCCAGCCGCGGCCCACTCCCAGTCGCATCACGTACAGCGTGTTGTTCATGGCCGAACCTCCTCGAGTCGCAGGTCCCGGCCGCCACCCGTCTCGTGCTCCCTGACCAGCGCCAGGTAGGTGTCCTCGAGGGTGGCCTTGCGCACCTCGATGTCGGTGATCTCCGCGCCGTGCTGCGCGAACAGCTCGCGGACGAACCCGGCCGGATCTTCCGTGGCGTGCAGGAAGCGCTCCTGCCCGCGGGCCCAGCGCACCTCCGCCGTGCCGGCCACCTGCCGGGCCAGCTGGTCGGCGCTGCCGCCGGCCACGATCCGGCCGCCGGCAAGCACCAGGATGCGATCGGCCAGCTTCTCCGCCTCGGCAAGGTCGTGCGTGGTGAGCAGCACGGTGGTGTCGTCGAGGTCGGAAAGCCGGTGCACCAGGTCGTGGAAGTCGCGCCGGGCCCGCGGATCGAACCCCGCGGTCGGCTCGTCCAGGAACAGCAGTTCGGGTCGGCCGACGATGCCGATGGCGACGTCCAGCCGCCTGCGCTGGCCCCCGGACAGTGTGCTGATCTTCTGGTCGGCATACGGCTGGAGGCCGACGGCTTCGACGAGCTCCCCGGTGTCGTAAGGGCGCGGGCAGCCGGGCTCGGAGAAGTGCAGGTAGAACCGGCCGAGGTGGTGCAGCAACTCGCGCACCCGCCACCGTCCGTGGTCCCGCCAGGACTGCAGCACCACGCCCACGCGCGCCCGCCAGGCCTCGCCGGCGCTCGCCGGATCGGCGCCGAGCACGCTGACCGTGCCCGCCGAGCGCATCCGGAACCCCTCCAGGATCTCGATGATGGTCGTCTTCCCCGCACCGTTCGGGCCGAGCAGCGTGAGGACCTCCCCCCGGTGCGCTGTGAAGTCCACGCCGTGCAGTACATCGGTAGAGCCGTAGCGCATCCGCAGGTCACGCACGTCGATCACGGCCGCCGGATCGGCCGGTGGCGTCTCGCGGTGGGAACCGCTGAGCTCGCGAACAGTCATAGATCTCTACCTTCTCAACTCAATTCTACGATCGAAGATAGCAGACCTACTACATAGCAGAGCACCACTACCTCGGCCCTGCTCCGAGGTAGTGGTGCTCTGTGAGTGGAGAGTCCTGGTGTGGCGCCCCTGCAACGCCACACCAGAACCCTCTCAGTCGCCGGGAACTCGGTCGCGTAGAGCCCGGCGGGCTATGAGGTCGCGCACCCTGCGTCGGGCGCGACTGGCAATGCTTTCGGTCGCTCTCCTGGTCGTGCCGAGTAGTCGAGCGATCTCACCATGGGAAAGACCCTGGTCCAGACTGAACAGGACGAAGGACTCCCGCTCACTCAGCCTACCGAAACGGGCGATGATCCAGCGGGCCTGCTCCCGGTCGACCACGGTCTCCTCGGGACCGACCAGGGGCATCGGCAGCAACCTGCGATGCGTCCCGACCTGCTGGGTGGCCACTCGCCTGCGGATATCGTCAACACAGAGTCGCTTCGTCACGCTCACCAGGAACGGCGTCAGCCTGCCGAGGTCCAGCTCACGATGCCCGGCGGCCCGGATAAAGGCCTCGTGCACGATGTCTTCCGCCTCGGTCTCGACCCCGTATCTGGCGGCCGCCCTGATCAGCCCAGGCCGGAGGCGGGCGCACTCACGCCAGAACTCACCGATCTCCACCGAGCAAAACGCACTGCCATTCTTCTCACCCCTGTTCGCCACGGTCTTCCCTTCGCCCACCACAAACAAGAATCCCCGCGGATTGCAGCGGGACTATTCTGGGGGCGCGCTCATCGAGCTCTGTTGCTCAACAGTCACCATGTCATTCCGTTCCATCCGCTCGTACCGCCGTTCGTGGGAAACCGAGACCCGCTAGAGACCTCGCGGTGAGCCTCCTCACTGCGAGCCGATTAGGCCGGGACCGTATTCATGAGTAGAGGCATCCACAAGGCGCCTCTCGACCAGTTGTCGTTAGTTGAAGGGTGAACATGCTTCACAAGCGATTTCTTAGCCTCGCGCCGGCAATCCTGGCGGTGATGGCGACGATCGTGGCCGGTACCGCGCCCGCGGCCGCGAGCCAGCACGACCTCCCCGGCGATGAGTCGAAGGGTGTACTCATATTGACGATCAGCGAAGGTGAGCGGGCGCGACCCGACGCGGCCGGAGCCGTGCTGACATGCGAGCCCGCCGGGGGAACGCACCCACTGAGCGAGGCGGCCTGCGCCGAACTCGCGGCGGTGAACGGAGAGGTCGCCGCGGTCGAACTGGAACCCCAGCGGCCGTGCTACCTGATCTATCGGCCGCTCACGGTCACCGCGCACGGTTCCTGGGACGGCAGGCCGATCTCGTATCGGGAAACTTTCCCCAATGATTGCGTTCTGGATGTGATTAAGGGACCGATTTTCCGCTTCTGAAGCGTGTTGGTTCGATGCGTGACCAATAACGACACTTCAGGTTAAATCGCCGCGAAGGCGTCCGGGGCTCTCCGGATCATCGGTGACCGGAGAGCCCACTCGGACCGGCGGAGACAAAAGTGCGTGCCGTCGCGGAAGAACGGCGACAGATCAGCGCCCCCGCCTGCCGAGTCGGGCCGGGACGACGAACCAGAGCACGCCGAACAACACGCCCACCACGGCGACGAACGCGGCCATCGCGACGAAGCCGTAGACCACTTTGGCGATCAGGGCGACCGTGACGGTCACCGCGGCCGCGAGGCAGACGAGCCCGATCAGCACGGAACGGTTGCCGACCCGCAGGATCTCCGCGCGGAGCCCCGCCCGGAACAACACCCGGTGCCAGACCGCGGGTGCGGTGAGTAACGCCGTGGACACCGAGGCGAGCAGCACGGCCGTCATGTGCAGGGACTTCTCCAACCCGCTCGCCTCGCGAAACTGGCTGGTGAACACGACCGCGAGCAGGAAGCCGAACAGGATCTGCACCCCGGCCTGCGCCACGCGCAACTCACCGAGCAGTTCGTTGACGTTCCTGGTGAGTTGTTCGTTCCGGGACTCCGCGCCGTTCGCCTCGCTGCTCACACTCGCTCCAGTTCAGCCTCCACCACCGGGGTACCCCGGGCACGTTCGTGCCAACCCAGCAGGGTCACCGACCCGACCACCACCAGCAACCCGAGCCACTGCGAGACCGAAAGCGAGGAGTCCAGAAAGGACACGCCGATCAGCGCGGCGGTCGCGGGGAAGGCGAGCTCGGCGAGCGTGGCGCGGGCGGCCGGAGTGGCACGCAGGCCGAGGTAGTACAGCAACAGCGCCAGCAGGCCGGGCACGAACGCGAGCAGGGCGAGGCCGAGCAGGTTGCCCCAGCCGGGCGCAAAGCTCGCGCCCTGGATGCCGACCACGGCCGCGGCGACCGGTAAGCCGATCGTGAACCGCAGCACGGTGACGTCCCGTGCGGACAGCCGCGCGGACACCAGGCGCCCCAGCACGGTGCCCGCCGCCCACAGCGCGGCCGCACCGATCGCGAGCAACGCGGCACGCAGGGCCGTCAGCTCGATCTCGAGCGGGTCCGGGAAAGCCAGCAGCCAGGCCCCGAGCAAGGCGGGCAGCGCGAACAGGGCATATCCCGCCCGCAGCCGCTCGCCGAGCACGAAGAAGGCCGCCAGCATCGCCAGGATGGGCTGCAACTTCTGCAGGACCAGCGGGGTGATCGCGTCGCCGGTCTGGAAGGCCGCGGTGAACAGCGCGGTGGCCGCCGCGGAGGCGCCGGCACCGATCACCAGCACCGCGAGCCACTCCCGCGGCCCGCACCGGCGCAGCGCCCGCAGTGCCGCGGGCAGCACGGGGAGCAGCAGCACCGCCACCAGCAGGTGTTCCCAGAAGACCACTGTGGCCGCGGGCAGGTTCTCGGCAAGCGGTAACCGCAGCAGTCCATCGGTTCCCCAGAGCGCCGCGGCGACCGCTACCAGCCAGGTCCGGTCGGCCGGCGCGCCGACTTTCGCACTCACTCCGCCACCGTACGTTCCTTCCTCCTGGCGTCCGGAAGGTCCACAATGTGAAATGCGACTCGGCGAAACGTCGTACCCAGGGGTTACGGTGCGCGCACCGAGAGTCGGGCAGCGCCTCCGACGCGGGTCCATACTGGTCGGCATGCCGGCAAACCCCGACCGAACCCCGGTGCCGCTGGATGCGCGCCTGGACGGCACCGCGATCGCCGAGTTGCTCGCCGGGTTACCCGCGGAACCGGCCGCTACCATGGCGAAGCGGGCCCGGCCCGCGGTGCGGTTCGCCACTCGCCGGTCCGGCCCGGATGCGGCACCCGTCCCCGGCGCGTCCCGGTTCGGCGGCGACCCGGACCTTCCGGCGGGACTGGCCTGGCCGACCTGGGTCAATCCGCTCGGCGGGAACGAAGAGCCTCGCCCGCTCGGGTTCTTCGCG
Proteins encoded in this region:
- a CDS encoding RNA polymerase sigma factor, which gives rise to MANRGEKNGSAFCSVEIGEFWRECARLRPGLIRAAARYGVETEAEDIVHEAFIRAAGHRELDLGRLTPFLVSVTKRLCVDDIRRRVATQQVGTHRRLLPMPLVGPEETVVDREQARWIIARFGRLSERESFVLFSLDQGLSHGEIARLLGTTRRATESIASRARRRVRDLIARRALRDRVPGD
- a CDS encoding ABC transporter permease: MNNTLYVMRLGVGRGWLEFVRGLRSPQDIGFYVVLSAGILTYLLFNRNEQVEGTSLSLPAVAMPSILGGLVIFGGTLSAAYALATEREDGTLLRFRAIPHGMAGFLTGHVVRTSLEAIPTLAVLVIPGLFLFDGLMYNGIAGWLSMLILLLLGLVIAIPFGTILGSLVKGPQQAGTWGLLPIMAMVAISGILYPIVLLPDWVQFIAQLFPVYWLGLGMRAAFLPDGAVVAEIGESWRHLETVGVLGVWALLGLLLAPVILRRMARRESGARVLERRERALQRVS
- a CDS encoding helix-turn-helix transcriptional regulator translates to MSETIHNRMAMLRAERGISRRALAEALGVHYQTVGYLERGEYSPSLHLALRIAEYFEVPVEVIFSIHPFPRLGDTERSA
- a CDS encoding DMT family transporter, with the protein product MSAKVGAPADRTWLVAVAAALWGTDGLLRLPLAENLPAATVVFWEHLLVAVLLLPVLPAALRALRRCGPREWLAVLVIGAGASAAATALFTAAFQTGDAITPLVLQKLQPILAMLAAFFVLGERLRAGYALFALPALLGAWLLAFPDPLEIELTALRAALLAIGAAALWAAGTVLGRLVSARLSARDVTVLRFTIGLPVAAAVVGIQGASFAPGWGNLLGLALLAFVPGLLALLLYYLGLRATPAARATLAELAFPATAALIGVSFLDSSLSVSQWLGLLVVVGSVTLLGWHERARGTPVVEAELERV
- a CDS encoding DUF6328 family protein; its protein translation is MSSEANGAESRNEQLTRNVNELLGELRVAQAGVQILFGFLLAVVFTSQFREASGLEKSLHMTAVLLASVSTALLTAPAVWHRVLFRAGLRAEILRVGNRSVLIGLVCLAAAVTVTVALIAKVVYGFVAMAAFVAVVGVLFGVLWFVVPARLGRRGR
- a CDS encoding SSI family serine proteinase inhibitor — translated: MATIVAGTAPAAASQHDLPGDESKGVLILTISEGERARPDAAGAVLTCEPAGGTHPLSEAACAELAAVNGEVAAVELEPQRPCYLIYRPLTVTAHGSWDGRPISYRETFPNDCVLDVIKGPIFRF
- a CDS encoding ABC transporter ATP-binding protein: MRYGSTDVLHGVDFTAHRGEVLTLLGPNGAGKTTIIEILEGFRMRSAGTVSVLGADPASAGEAWRARVGVVLQSWRDHGRWRVRELLHHLGRFYLHFSEPGCPRPYDTGELVEAVGLQPYADQKISTLSGGQRRRLDVAIGIVGRPELLFLDEPTAGFDPRARRDFHDLVHRLSDLDDTTVLLTTHDLAEAEKLADRILVLAGGRIVAGGSADQLARQVAGTAEVRWARGQERFLHATEDPAGFVRELFAQHGAEITDIEVRKATLEDTYLALVREHETGGGRDLRLEEVRP